The Streptomyces lienomycini sequence CCGGCCAGCACGAGGGCCGCACCCGCATCCTCGCGTGGCACGACGTCGTCGAGTCGGCCCTGCGCCGTGCCCGCCTGCGCGGCCCCGAGCTGACGATCAACGCGGACGTCCGGCCCTGGTACGTACGGGCGGAACCGGCCGCCCTGGAACGCGCGGTCGTCAACATCCTGGACAACGCGGTGAAGTTCAGCCCGGACGCCGGCACGGTCGACGTACGCCTCGCCGACGGCGTCCTCACCGTCCGCGACCACGGCCCCGGCATCCCCGCCGAGGAACTCCCTCACGTCTTCGACCGCTTCTGGCGCTCCCCGAGCGCACGCGCCCTGCCCGGCTCGGGCCTCGGCCTGTCCATCGTGGCCCGGACCGTGCAGCAGGCGGGTGGCACGGTGAGCCTGACTCGGGCGGCCGAGGACAGCGGTGGCGGAACGGTGGCGACCGTACGGCTGCCGGGGGCGCCGGTACCGCCGCCGGAGGTGGACGCGGCCGACGGGGGTCAGTGGTAGCCGAGCATGCCGGGAGCGTCGATGCCGACGGTGAGGAAGCCCGGTGGGTAGAGATCCTCCTGCCCGGTCAGGATGATCGACATGCCCCCCGAGTCCAGGTGTGGCGTCGCCACGTAGAGCGCGTGACACGTATCGGAACCACCCCAGCCGTCCCGCACCATCCCGCCGACCGTGATGGCCGCGACCTGGCCGAGCGGATCGACGTGCAGGCCCGGAAGCGCCATCAGCGCGCCTGCGACGTTCGCCTCGCTCTCCTCGGCCTTCATGAGGCACAGCGCCGGGAGGTGCAGCCAGTCACCCGGCGTGTGAGCGACGTTGTCGGCGAGGCGGTGGAGGGCCTCGTGGCCATGGGCGAGCGCCAGGGCCGCGCCCGCGTCGAGAATGATCACGCGGCTTGATCCCCGAGGGCCCGGGTCTTGTCCGCCGCCATCGCGTAGATGTTGGCCAGCACGTTCGGTCCGTTCTCGAACTCCTCGTCGCTGAGTGTGCAGCCCAGCCGTTCACGCAGCACCGTGCGCGTGGCCGCCACCCGCTCCGCGATCTGCTCCGCCGTCGGCTGCTCCGAGGCCAGCTGCTCGACCAGCTGGCCGAGGGTCATGCCTCGCTCCTTGGCGACCTGCGCGAGGTGGTCGCGGGCCTGGCGGGACACCTGAATGGTCGTGTTCTCTGCCATGGCCCCACCATAGTCACCTCACGGCCAGAAGGCCGCCGTCCGCCGCTCCCGCCACCCGAGGGTGCCTACGGCACGCCGTCCGCTTGACCCCTTAGGTCGAGCCCGTCGATTTCGCGTCGCACGCCTGCCTGGTCGATGACCGCGGGGCCGAAGAGCGTGCCTGAGAGCCCGGCCACGATCGTGTGCTCGTCGATCACCGCCTTGAAGGACGTCTCCCGCACTGACGCACGGGACAGGTCGGCACCCTCCAGCCGGGTGCCGGCCAGCGAAGCGCCGTTGAGTCCGGCTCTCCCGGCTCGCGGACGACATCGAGGAGGCCCAGTTGGACTCGGGCGAGCAGGTACTCACGGGTGCCAGGGCGGTGCTGGCCGATCGGAAGGCCGGTGAGCGGGCGGTGCGGTTCGCGTTGACCAGGGCGCCGGAGTCCCTGGAGGACGTACTCCGCGACTCGGTCAGTCGCGGGGAGCGCGTCCAGGCTGGTCCCTGGTGACGGGGCGCAGTCCGGCCAGCAGGACGTCGAGCAGGTGCTCGGCCCGCTGAGGCGCTGTGTCGTCGGTGCGGGTGAGGAGTTGGTAGAGGACGGAGCCGATGAGGGCGTCGGCGACGGCTTCGAGGTCCGCGTCGGCCCTGGCCGACGCGCTCGAAGCCCACCGCGCCCACTACCAGGTCGCGGACCGCGCCGACGGTCCGGACGCTTCACTCGACCTCGACGTCCTCGCCCTGGCCTGCCACGCCCGCCGCCGCGGCTGGGAGATCCGCGTGGAATCCCCCTACCTCCCGCGGGACCTCCTGCGGGCCGCCGAACCCTTCTAGCCGGCCGGACGGCAGAGGTCGGCCCGTGGTGGGGCCGGCGGCACAGGCCGCCTTGCCCTGGTCGCTTGAAAACGAGGACGATTCGGGCCGACTTGTTCACACCCCGCTCATGAGAGCGCACCGTGAACATCACACGCCATTCGTCCTCGTTTCGAAGGGGGTGCACCGCGCCACGGCACGGTGCACTCCCGCGGCCGGTGGCCGGCCGGCTACTGGACGACCGTGATCCGGTCGGCCGCCGGCGGGGCGATCGGGGCGGTCGCCGACGAGTTGGCCGTCAGGTACTGCTCCAGCGCCGTCAGGTCGTCCGCGCCGACGAGTTCGTTCGCGCCCTCGCCCAGCGTGGTGAAGCCGTCGCCGCCGCCCGCGAGGAAGCTGTTCGACGCGACGCGGTAGGTGGCCGTCGGATCGACGGGCGCACCGTTCAGGCAGATGGAGTCCGTGACGACGCGGTCCGCGCCCGTCTTCGTCAGGTCCAGGGTGTAGGTCAGGCCGGAGGAGACCTGGAGGATCTTCGGGGCCGCCTCGTTCGGGCCGCTGACCTGCTCCTTCAGTACCTGGATGAGCTGGGCGCCCGTGTAGTCCTTCAGGTTCACCGTGTTGGCGAAGGGCTGGACCGTGAAGCCCTCGGCGTACGTGACGACACCGTCGCCCTCGGCGCCGGAGGCCGTGTAGGTCAGCGGGGCGCGGATGCCGCCCGGGTTCATCAGGGCCAGGTCGGTCTCCGGGTCCTGGGTCCTGCCGTACGCGAGTTGCGCGTCGGCGATCAGGTCGCCGAGCG is a genomic window containing:
- a CDS encoding Imm49 family immunity protein, translated to MRASATASRSASALADALEAHRAHYQVADRADGPDASLDLDVLALACHARRRGWEIRVESPYLPRDLLRAAEPF